CTAACGAAAGTAATATCTTAGAGCCGGTGTCAAGAAATCATATCATAATGGAttctatttatcaaaaatcacATATGGGTAGCTCTCCAGCAGATTTACATGGAATGTGGTATCCTACAGTTCGCAGAACATTGGTTTGCTTATCACGACTCTATAGATGCGTAGATAGATCTGTATTTCAATCGCTTAGTCAAGAGGCTATATCTCTTTGTGTCCAAAGTATAGAGAAGGCAAGaaatgatattgaaattaGAGCTTCTACGTTGGATgctgaattatttcaaatcaaaCACTTACTAATATTACGTGAACAAATCGCTCCGTTTCAAGTAGACTTCACTATCAAGGAATATAGTTTGGATTTTTCGAGAGTAAAGATGGCGGCTTTTGGATTGTTTGAGAAAAGTTCAAAGCTTTTCACATTGTCGAACAACGCCTTATTAGAATTTCTATTAGAAGGCGCTcctaaaatgaaagaacaattAATTGATTCTCGTAAAGAGGTTGATAATAACCTAAAACATGCGTGCCAGAGATTAATTCAACATGCTACATATGTATTGATAAATCCCATTATGCAGttattagaaaaggaaaaagtatattCTAATACTCCCGatgaaaatacaaaacaaaagatatttgGGACTGCTCAAGAAGTAAATGCTATTGTTGCCGATGTTTTAcgaacaattaaatttaaacttCCAAATATTCAACAATCGATGCAATTATATTTAGCCAACAAAGAaacagaatttattttattaagaccgataaaaaataatattagtgCTGCATTTGCgcaattatatcaattattaagcAAGTATTATACTTCGGAAGAACTTTTATTAATTGCTTGCCCGTTACCGGAACAAATTTCTGTTATATTAAGTTCGTCCAGTCTTGttcaaaataaatcaatacaattagaaaataaaaattcgcaAGATAAGGAGGAACTTtagtgaaatagaaaagaattgaaattattatacagacgattatgtaaatatatacatgtatgtacacgAAACTCTTTGTAACGATCTAATttaacatgtatataaattaatatttttcattgcaagttcaagggggaaaaaaaagaaaggccCATTATTTAAAGtgcaatgtaaaataaaataattgtatatcgaaagttttatatgtatatagatgtatctaaattaaatatagtaCAATTTTTATACTAATCACTGGATGAAACAATATAAAGTACTGCGaaactaaatataaatttgtataaatttatatatcacgtTTACTCGTTTCTATTAATCATAAAttctgaattaattaaaatttagcacgtgaaaatatatcgtatataaaaagaCGTTCAAACGGCGATATAAAGATGCCATTGCGATGTTAGTTCCCTTTAATGGCCGCCAGGCGACGCTGACGTAACAACGCACAGTTCCCTCTCTAGTTACTTTCTCGACGTTCATGACACGCATGATATgcacatgtatgtatttaaactTTGTCAAGAATTCAATCGTAAAAGTTGGTCATACTGATACTACGTTAGAAAATATCAGAAAAGTGAAAATGGCAGTTGAATGTGGtatacgtattttattttatataattttctctattttcctgTTAAATTCATGCGACGGTGCAGCGACAGATATTGAGTTAGATGCTAAAGCTCAATTATTACATAGACTTGATAGTTTAAATCTCCTtctttatacatttttgttaatattaactGTATTAACTATATGGACATTCAAGCATCGTCGACTAAGATTCCTCCATGAAACTGGTCTAGCTGTCATTTATGGTaagaataatacattttaccATTAATCAAAACATTTAATtgttgatttaatattatcatcaatGCTGATTGATAtttaacaaaagagaaagaaacaatgtGACGAGTGTTAACGAACGTTAAATatactttcaaattttattgtcAATTTACTGTCAAATGTCATAGGCATTGAGATGATTTGCGGTTTAtgcgaaatataaatattttaatgataccaTTATGCAATAAGGAACAACAAAACTACGtcgtaattttcataaattccaTCATTATTGTCCCTCGACATTTTTAtccgtatatatttatttatattggataatttttattaaatctttttctctctctctctctctctctctctctattttcaataatatcattgttaacaaaataatcgatattacaatttgttataataataaaaaattattgtcgatataatattataactataattataaattaatcaattaatattttttgttagaaTTGTTGATAGAGCATTAGTTTTTTTCActtatatattccttttttgaaAGACCTTGTACTGATGCATCAAGTATTATTTTCAGTCTTATATAAAAGAGTAAACAATATTTTGTCATTGAATCATAAaaggaaatgtaaaaaaaaaaaaaaacaaaaaaaaaaaacagaataatatacTTGATTAGGTAATAGATTGTATAAGTCATTTTGCATttgaacatattatataagGAAGAATATAATTGCTCctgtattttaatatatgttcAATGTATTCATTGTTCAGTTAAGCGTTTAGTGCCATAAATAATCTTTGTACTTATTATATACTGTTGTactttgtatatattgtatatatatatatatatatattttttttttttttagggttGATCATAGGAGCTATCATTCGTTATGGATTTACAACAAATAGTGCTATACTGCATATGCCAGTTGTACCAGATAACAGtagtaaatataatcaatcagTTCCTCCAGATACATTATGGTTGCGTTTTCCTGAAGACAAAGGTGGCggtgtaattaaaaatgaaacatttgcTTATACTTTTCGTggagaaatttataaagagGACAATGAGATTGATTTGAAGGTAAACTTTTataaactttgaaaatattttattataattaatattatttatttttataatatatctcgtCTTTATTACAGGCTACTTTCGATCcggaaatattctttaatattatactgCCACCAATAATTTTTCATGCTGGATATAGTTTGAAAAgggtaaataatattaattaatatttttattatgtataataatataattaatgaataaattatacttattatatatatatatatatatatatattattatactgtttcagaaatatttctttaggaATTTAGGAGCAATTTTAATGTATGCTTTACTTGGAACATCAATATCAGCATTTGTCATTGGGTAATTATTCATAGTATATGATCCTGTGAAATTTATTGTCTCATTGATGtacttgaattttttttaacattgtttGGTCTGTCTGTTGTTTttgataactttattatccATAGGTCAATTGATTATGTTTATCTGCTATCTGTACTTAAGTTATCATGTTAAaataagtgagagagagagagagagagaaaacaatacTTTGTAAACATGATAGTAAAACTCTCATTGAGTATTCTGACCTAATTAGTATGAatcatgtttttcttttcagagCATTGATGTATGCCTTCGTACAATTAATACCACATCTTTCTACATCATTTACATTTTTGGATACTTTATACTTTGGTGCTCTGATATCTCCGACAGATCCGCTgacaataatttctatttttaacgATCTGCATGTAGATGTTAACTTATATGCTTTAGTATTTGGAGAAAGTGTACTTAACGATGCAGTTGCTATTGTTCTCAGTgggtatgtatatgtatatatatatatatatatgtatatatatatttctttttttctttttgttaacattaaaattttttcattttaatgttaatttaaaatattaaatacaaagaaatatgttgtaccttcttttctgtttcagTTCAATACAAAATTATGGTGAACGTTACCAATCTGGATCTGGGGGATTCGAAACGGTAGCATTCTTTCAAGCATTTGGCgattttgtttgtatttttagTTTATCCTTATTCATTGGTGCCACTATGGGATGTATTACTGCATTGTTAACCAAATTTACTAGAGTTAGAGATTTTCCACTTTTAGAATCGGCTCTATTTGTCTTAATGTCTTATAGCACATTTTTAATTGCTGAAGCTTCAGATCTtacaggtaaaaaaaaaaaaaaaaaaaaaaaaaaaaacgatacaaattcttttttgtaaaaaatataaataatgttatattgcAATTTTAGGTGTGGTCGCCGTTTTATTTTGTGGCATTTGCCAAGCacattatacgtataataatttaagcCCAGATTCTCGTCAACGGACAAAACATctctttgaattattaaatttcttagctgaaaattttatattcagtTATATAGGCGTTTCGATGTTTACCTTTCCAAAACATCACTTTGATCCAGGCTTCATCTTTGCTGGCTTTGTATCCTTCTTTAAatctatgaatataaaattgtaatatgtatataattacatatgtaataatatccTTAACTACAATACAATAGCTTTGTGCTCTGTTAGGACGTGCTGCAAATGTTTATCCATTATCATTCATATTGAATTTAGCAAGAAAaccaaaaatttcaatgaattatcaACACATGCTTTTCTTCGCCGGTTTACGCGGAGCCATGAGTTTTGCTCTTGCAATTAGAAATACTGTATCAGGTGCTAGACAAGCCATGTTAACTACGACAAGTTTAATTGTGATCTTGACAGTAATTTTACAAGGTGGTGCAACGACTCAATTTTTAAGTTGGTTTAATATACCGTAAGTATGGTATAGTTATTCGAtatccgttttcttttttttttttttttctttctctcctttttctttttttatttttaatactaataacattatccttatttttcctttttttttttttttttttttttttttctttttttatagtgTCGGTGTAgatgaagaaatagaaggTTTATCACAAAATGGAGTACGTAGTGTAagtacattaaaatttattcaatctaatttaattttgtgTTCATACCTCATAATGTtgttatgatataataaatccaatattttaataatgtttaaatcaataaattactTCGtgtgatattataaatattcgaatgaaaatgttccttaaattgttttatttcatttttgaaaaaaaaaaaaaaaaaaatagtcaaagaaaaaggaaaaaaatagctTCATATAATTCTATGGAATTTGCAGCTAAAATACAAgtgataattttttacattgatattaaaaaaaaagagaaaaaaaatagtattgcTATCATTGTCTAATCATTTTTAGTATACATACAATTTGCTTATTATCATATAgtatttcatttgataataaactctagcatatttttttgttctcgcCCTATACGCTGTTGTAGATCTTAGTAACTCTGTAAAATACAGTTGTACAAATTACAATACTTGttacaagatatatatgtatagtcgTACAATGTATACATAActtagagaaatataaaaacttgTCCTTTAGAATTCAATTATTAAGATGTAGAAGCATCTATGCATGACAGCTTTAACTTGCATCATGTTTACATTATTCTTTCATTGTATCTTATTCATCCAGGTGTACAATTCACTGGACACCATGGAGGTGTGtactatttcattaaatttatatttcaatattatttcatgcGTATAAAATCATAACTTTTAAATCTATCCcagattgtaaaattatacatGAAATCCAAAAGTTCTTTTtagatttagattttttttttttttttttctttttttttttttacatgcgTTGTAgaatacattattatagattgtaaattttttaattcttcattattattaaaaatcttttatgagtttattaattatttatagatcttaattattaggataaaaaaaaaatctgttcactttcatatttttatttcattttaacagCATGTAttagtttaattttttttatttattattattattattattattttttttttgtttttgttttttactttttcattttctatttttgtatttttcctttaatttcgGTTCAGTTACGCAGCATGCAgataacattataaaattaatatcttattaatatttatggaTAATTgcacttttaataattaatttagaaaatacaGTTGTTTAACTTGCTAATATTGATACATTGATAGTCTGGTGGCGAAGGTGGCTTTGGCGATCTGGACATGCGTAGGGAAAGAAGTCCTCCGGTATGTTGCACAGAAATTTAAAGGTTCTTTGCAATTTTGTgaatattaatagaataataattatatcgcataaagtatataaatctattaattatttcatgcacaaaaaaataacaattaccAATTAGAATCATAAatacacatgcacatacacaaaattaatattgaatcttattggaataattaatgaagttaattaaatatttcatgctAATTTACATTTTGCATGTGACAgttatatataactaataattaaatacatacaatagATTAAcgtaatagattaaaaatctttctacAATAATGCTGCTTCTTcacaattttcaattatattgcaacataaatttatgaaataaataattacttaaaACGTTTGCTATCTGCAtgtgctttttatttttatttaaagttgTTACTTTTGTTATCCATTCTGTATGTCAAGGTAGTGATACAGAGaaagta
This DNA window, taken from Vespa velutina chromosome 12, iVesVel2.1, whole genome shotgun sequence, encodes the following:
- the LOC124953250 gene encoding sodium/hydrogen exchanger 6 isoform X1, whose translation is MTRMICTCMYLNFVKNSIVKVGHTDTTLENIRKVKMAVECGIRILFYIIFSIFLLNSCDGAATDIELDAKAQLLHRLDSLNLLLYTFLLILTVLTIWTFKHRRLRFLHETGLAVIYGLIIGAIIRYGFTTNSAILHMPVVPDNSSKYNQSVPPDTLWLRFPEDKGGGVIKNETFAYTFRGEIYKEDNEIDLKATFDPEIFFNIILPPIIFHAGYSLKRKYFFRNLGAILMYALLGTSISAFVIGALMYAFVQLIPHLSTSFTFLDTLYFGALISPTDPLTIISIFNDLHVDVNLYALVFGESVLNDAVAIVLSGSIQNYGERYQSGSGGFETVAFFQAFGDFVCIFSLSLFIGATMGCITALLTKFTRVRDFPLLESALFVLMSYSTFLIAEASDLTGVVAVLFCGICQAHYTYNNLSPDSRQRTKHLFELLNFLAENFIFSYIGVSMFTFPKHHFDPGFIFAGFLCALLGRAANVYPLSFILNLARKPKISMNYQHMLFFAGLRGAMSFALAIRNTVSGARQAMLTTTSLIVILTVILQGGATTQFLSWFNIPVGVDEEIEGLSQNGVRSVYNSLDTMESGGEGGFGDLDMRRERSPPYNSMQDGSVPTGAKPNEKALLARIWGDFDTRYMKPLLTHSRPTLLETLPVCCGPLARILTTTQQMTQDDVSRKIDSDSDFCLEDREMERRRTNVQPYIFYFDFFTDKHMASNTQYTLMNMFFKSSVLDNIYLCD
- the LOC124953250 gene encoding sodium/hydrogen exchanger 6 isoform X3; amino-acid sequence: MTRMICTCMYLNFVKNSIVKVGHTDTTLENIRKVKMAVECGIRILFYIIFSIFLLNSCDGAATDIELDAKAQLLHRLDSLNLLLYTFLLILTVLTIWTFKHRRLRFLHETGLAVIYGLIIGAIIRYGFTTNSAILHMPVVPDNSSKYNQSVPPDTLWLRFPEDKGGGVIKNETFAYTFRGEIYKEDNEIDLKATFDPEIFFNIILPPIIFHAGYSLKRKYFFRNLGAILMYALLGTSISAFVIGALMYAFVQLIPHLSTSFTFLDTLYFGALISPTDPLTIISIFNDLHVDVNLYALVFGESVLNDAVAIVLSGSIQNYGERYQSGSGGFETVAFFQAFGDFVCIFSLSLFIGATMGCITALLTKFTRVRDFPLLESALFVLMSYSTFLIAEASDLTGVVAVLFCGICQAHYTYNNLSPDSRQRTKHLFELLNFLAENFIFSYIGVSMFTFPKHHFDPGFIFAGFLCALLGRAANVYPLSFILNLARKPKISMNYQHMLFFAGLRGAMSFALAIRNTVSGARQAMLTTTSLIVILTVILQGGATTQFLSWFNIPVGVDEEIEGLSQNGVRSVYNSLDTMESGGEGGFGDLDMRRERSPPYNSMQDGSVPTGAKPNEKALLARIWGDFDTRYMKPLLTHSRPTLLETLPVCCGPLARILTTTQQMTQDDVSRKIDSDSDFCLEDREMERRRTNVQPLGTVTGEVSPGPLPLHTRVALPGLIGRHL
- the LOC124953250 gene encoding sodium/hydrogen exchanger 6 isoform X2, with the translated sequence MTRMICTCMYLNFVKNSIVKVGHTDTTLENIRKVKMAVECGIRILFYIIFSIFLLNSCDGAATDIELDAKAQLLHRLDSLNLLLYTFLLILTVLTIWTFKHRRLRFLHETGLAVIYGLIIGAIIRYGFTTNSAILHMPVVPDNSSKYNQSVPPDTLWLRFPEDKGGGVIKNETFAYTFRGEIYKEDNEIDLKATFDPEIFFNIILPPIIFHAGYSLKRKYFFRNLGAILMYALLGTSISAFVIGALMYAFVQLIPHLSTSFTFLDTLYFGALISPTDPLTIISIFNDLHVDVNLYALVFGESVLNDAVAIVLSGSIQNYGERYQSGSGGFETVAFFQAFGDFVCIFSLSLFIGATMGCITALLTKFTRVRDFPLLESALFVLMSYSTFLIAEASDLTGVVAVLFCGICQAHYTYNNLSPDSRQRTKHLFELLNFLAENFIFSYIGVSMFTFPKHHFDPGFIFAGFLCALLGRAANVYPLSFILNLARKPKISMNYQHMLFFAGLRGAMSFALAIRNTVSGARQAMLTTTSLIVILTVILQGGATTQFLSWFNIPVGVDEEIEGLSQNGVRSSGGEGGFGDLDMRRERSPPYNSMQDGSVPTGAKPNEKALLARIWGDFDTRYMKPLLTHSRPTLLETLPVCCGPLARILTTTQQMTQDDVSRKIDSDSDFCLEDREMERRRTNVQPVSFHQPNLNYTVNPCYQPNSTDVTNFDEPYVILNLHRR
- the LOC124953250 gene encoding sodium/hydrogen exchanger 6 isoform X4; protein product: MTRMICTCMYLNFVKNSIVKVGHTDTTLENIRKVKMAVECGIRILFYIIFSIFLLNSCDGAATDIELDAKAQLLHRLDSLNLLLYTFLLILTVLTIWTFKHRRLRFLHETGLAVIYGLIIGAIIRYGFTTNSAILHMPVVPDNSSKYNQSVPPDTLWLRFPEDKGGGVIKNETFAYTFRGEIYKEDNEIDLKATFDPEIFFNIILPPIIFHAGYSLKRKYFFRNLGAILMYALLGTSISAFVIGALMYAFVQLIPHLSTSFTFLDTLYFGALISPTDPLTIISIFNDLHVDVNLYALVFGESVLNDAVAIVLSGSIQNYGERYQSGSGGFETVAFFQAFGDFVCIFSLSLFIGATMGCITALLTKFTRVRDFPLLESALFVLMSYSTFLIAEASDLTGVVAVLFCGICQAHYTYNNLSPDSRQRTKHLFELLNFLAENFIFSYIGVSMFTFPKHHFDPGFIFAGFLCALLGRAANVYPLSFILNLARKPKISMNYQHMLFFAGLRGAMSFALAIRNTVSGARQAMLTTTSLIVILTVILQGGATTQFLSWFNIPVGVDEEIEGLSQNGVRSVYNSLDTMESGGEGGFGDLDMRRERSPPYNSMQDGSVPTGAKPNEKALLARIWGDFDTRYMKPLLTHSRPTLLETLPVCCGPLARILTTTQQMTQDDVSRKIDSDSDFCLEDREMERRRTNVQPTNIWRPTHNTH